In the Bicyclus anynana chromosome 22, ilBicAnyn1.1, whole genome shotgun sequence genome, AACATTTCAACGAGCTGTATGCGAGTGATTCAGTCTGCAAAGGACCATTGGccgtgtgtgtgcgtgtgacTATTTTTAAGTGCATAATATTTACTACATTGTTGCTACGTGTATTGTTGTGAAATATATAGATGGATTTGAAGACTTGAAGTTTGAGGActctatttttaaaacaaaggtgggtagatagataataattacacTTATAATAGAATAATAGCCAGCAAAGgctagacttacctcattttatcaAGTCAAATATGGTCATGGTCAAATATTGgcatccggggcatgcaccaccaattttacgtgtctctaacgatgaaggaaaaacatcgtgggaaaACCTGCGTACATGAAGGAGAACTCATGAGgccaactttaaaaaaaaagaagtgttTGCCGGTAGGTTCGACCTTCGAGCCAAGGTCGAatcctcccaccaaccagacctgaaccaattcagaaacctcaatcgatccagccggggatcgaacccaccgtctagtaaatccaccgcgcacaccagtGGTTCACGGAGATCGTTAAAAgtcagtaaattaaaaaaattataaaaaaatttcaaccgacttccaacactAAAATTAACCTACCCAATAAAGTAAagagcgaaaaataacatcttaccaagccaagccagtgatgtattaAGCTGTTAGAATTACAAAATTactgtagttctttcagaaacacttttttttaattaaagcattaaaacacgacactgaattggcaccgccttcaaagttatCAGAAGTAGCATATAGGTATACgagttatttttcgctttttagtttcttgGGTAGAACCGTTAAAAAGGTACGATgatgatgtaggtacctattaataatATGTGAGGATACCCTccctgagccgtgatagtccagtggatatgacctctgcctccaattccggagggcgtgggttcgaatccggtccggcgcatgcacctccaacttttcagttgtgtgcattttaagaaattaaatatcacgtgtctcaatcggtgaaggaaaacatcgtgaggaaacctgcataccagagaattatcttaattctctgcgtgtgtgaagtctgccaatccgcattgggccagcgtggtggactattggccatatggctctctttctgagaggagactcgagctcagcagtgagccgaatatgggtccaTGACGACGAGGATTCCCTCAATTCTTGTAAAACCAGTTAAGATTTGCTATAATTGGCACATCTTGGGATTCGAACGCTATCATTAGCACAAGTTGAACGCCCGAGTGTGACCCTCGCTTTATATTCGATTCGTCTCAGTGGAGATGCGGCCTAAGATTATAACTGTATGCAGAGCagtaaagttttatttacaCCGGTATCATATTATACACGACAATGATATTAAACACTGTTAgatgcaatgataattttatactttagatcggttacgtccctacaaaatattgaatgacaaagaagatggtccaaaattgtatggagcccaggatcagtcatccctggcggaaataaaacaaaatattttttttgactaattttgattatacaaatctacgaatttactttaattctttcgaaatattcattatttcccaagaaatgcaacactactacgggtaataatggcggattgatgatgtggaatgcagtagtcgttttgacgtttgctgtcaattgtcatgtcatagttgctctaagggcgccatcttggtataactcaaaaacttgggttttaatttcatttatttctttttatttagttagatttattgacttacttagattttaataaaaaccttgtattttttaaattttaatgatatggtgtacaagagtggacctgaaaccCTAAAGGATATGGTCCACCATATcctttagggttccgtacccaaAGAGTGTACGGAATTTAAAGGATATGGTGACGTGAGATATATAAAAaagtcatcgtcgtcgtcgtccacagctggacataggtcttttcGAAAGCGCATCTCCACatacgatcctccgccttcttCATCCAGCCACTTAATGTCGTTGGACCATCTAGCTGAAGGGCGttctacactgcgcttgctggtacgtggtctccactccagaacacgtctgcaccagcggccatctgttctgcgaCAAATATGGCTCGCCCACTCCCACTACAGTTTGCTAAAAACTGTTTGACGTTTTTGGCTACGTCGATAAATTTAattctcctacggatttcctcgttccggattttattCTTCAGAGAGAGTCATAACATAGCCTTTATTGTCATTAAGATAAACTAATTATCACGACCTTCTAGTGATCTTTACAGAACCAAAAGTTGTCATGCTAAACCCTCTAACCCACATTTGTGAATGGTTGGTTAAGTTTCCAAGTTTTAATCCTTCTATCATATATCGGGCATCCTTTCCGTAACCGAATTGGTTCCattcatcatcaacctatattcggcttactgctgacctcgagtctcctctcagaatgagaggggctaggccaatagtccaccacgctagcccaatgcagacttcacacacgcagtatTAAGAATtgtctggtatacaggtttcctcacgatgtttttcctttaccgtttgagaaacgttaGGTATATTTCTTAAATTCCTTAGTCTACATATTCTACATAGTCTATTAATTCATTATTGTCTCAATGCGGGGTATTGGATGCCTATCTTATACGAGAAAAGAGGCGACTTTTGACCCACCATACCGTCTCAATGCAGATCTGTGGGATAATTATTATGACTTATGAATATGACCTAGAAGCTAGAGATGTTATCTTCATCTTTGAATCACGTGTCTAAGATTAATATTGTTTGATTGACAACTAGTTTACaatgtcttttattattattattattatatatagataatattaactGTGACTTCATAACTTTATTAAcggtaataaaattttaactgaGGAATTACAAGCTATattctttgacggcctccgtggcacagtggtatgcgcggtggatgtacaaaacggaggtcctgggttcgatccctggcttggccgattgattttcttaattgttccaggtttggctggtgaaaggcttcagctgtggctagttacgacACTACCGGCatagatgtaccgccaagcgatttagctttccggtacgatgtcgtgtagaaaccgaaaggggtgtggattttcctcctcctccaaacaaattagcccgcatccatcttagactgcatcatcacttaccatcagctgcgatattagtcaaggtctaacttgtaaagattaaaaaaaaaatacaatttctatGCGATATCGTACCAAAACTAAATCGCATGGCAGTTCGTGTTTTCccgtagagtggtaactagccactaccGAAACTACCAGACAAACTCAAttgctgaattttttttttctacctgCAGATGGCGAAGAATATCATCGTTTTCGGCTTAGCCATAGCTCTAATGATGTCATCCAGTGAAGCGTTGAGGATCCTGGTGTTCTTCCCGATGTACTCCAAGAGTCACAGCATATTGGGTCACGGGGTCGTCAATAGGCTGTTAGAAGCTGGTCATGAGGTATGTATTGCTAATAGCGAAACACCGAACTACTcgtgttcgttatcaacccacattcgtaAGTAAGTTATGTAATTAACCTAAATGATCAATTTATATGCAGCATTAAGTGCTGTTAGATATAtgatccatactaatattataaagagtaggagcgtagctaccgtgtgtaaaaaaattagtaaaatgtatcCTACAATCTTACTTAATTTGGTGCTTCTCGTtgcaaataaaacataatttaaaataactgctaaagagatttttggGATTTGCCGCTGGTTACTtaaaaccccccccccccccccccctcccccactaactttgatacggggcccctccAAGGTAACCTACGCCACTGATAAAGAGATACATTTTGATGGTGTTGTAGGgattaatctctggatctactaaaccgattttgaaaatccttttacctctcgaaagccacgttatttgctagtgtcataagttatattttatccccgtattttcaagggaacgggaactactgaGGTAGAACCGCGTTGGctagttaattaaatagttaCCTGTTTGGTTCTATGGCCGGATTTGGGGAATTGTGGTGTTACACCCATTGCTTCAGAGAACGTTATTACCTTCGGTCTTtgacattataattaacatctgaatgtggtcattaattaatttaacattataaccCTTGCCCCCAAATAATGTGTAacgctcatgtatcgctccacccaatTATAGTTCAGAACGCTGCACTCAAAATTGTAGGCGAATGCATATACCTAGGACGTATGGTACAGTTAGGTACTTCGATTCGGCGGTTCGCCTCTTTCGTGAAACTTCGcaatatcttttcgtccgaaattcctcagtgcctgaaggtTCTTCTTCGATCTTCCCCTCTCCTTCTTTTTTTCCACTgaatcttcgaacagtgcgtgttgcaagtgatgacctatggttccgagacttggtcgcttacatagctgggcattaactcgttaatccgttaatagttaattaacgaagttaacattttgattaacggattaactattaaaaatgttaacggacccgttaacttccgttaatatgcagaagtccgttaatcgttagtCCGATGCccactatttaccgcgcgacgctattaacaggtttagacaagtaagaaatgatgaaagattttttttttcaaagaaatcaacaaattactatatttatattaaaattatagataaaatcaactaaaaacaaattatggcacttttccccagtgctcacccttatttttccaatggggatctcacacaatgatataaaaatgcaatattaaccagtcatattaacggattaacgattaacgttaacttgcgttaattcttccggaatataacgctttaacgtttaacgaagctaactttttttgtagcggattaacgattaacgtagttaactatttgattaacggtgcccagctatgctcgcttgctatgggcctcataagaaatcTCAGAGTCACACATCTATACTCgtagtgtctctgcgtgatcgaatcagatatgaaGGACCAAAGTCACAAATATAGCTGAACGAGTCGTGAAATGGCAACGTGCGAGACCACATAGTCCgtagaaccgatggacgttggggtcccaaggtgctggaatggcgaccccgcactagaaagcgcagtgttggtcgaccctccaccaagtagactgactacatcaagcgagtcgcagggattcgctggatgcaagcggctcaggatcgtgatgtttggaagtatgatactccatagatgcaaaaaatgcactgcctatcctAAAGGGGTttttttggcggcctccgtggcgcagtggtatgcgcggtggatttacaagacggaggtcctgggttcgatccccggctgggcagattgagattttcttaatttgcccaggtctggctggtgggaggcttcggccgcggctagttacctagtaagacgtaccgccgagcgatttagcgttccggtacgatgccgcgtagaaactaaaaggggtgtggattttcatcctcctcctaacaagttagcccgcttctatcttagactgcatcatcacttaccatcaggtgagattgtagtcaagggctaacttgtaaagaataaaaaaaggggtCTTTATGAACCTGCATTGAAAAAGGATTCTTTTcactttgtaataaaattgtacatgCAGTGCACACTCTAGTTAAACACCCCATGCACGCCACTATCTCTAATGTGCGGtattaggttgttaatgatgatgatgaaataaataattaacaaatgatGATTCCAGGTTGTGCACGTCACTTCATTTCCGACGGAAAAGCCATCTCCAAACCTAACAGAAGTAAATCTAGAAGAGACAGGGAAAAAGATGAAGGCATCTATGGCTAACGGTAATAGTTTTATGGAATTTTCTAGCCTGCAACGTCGCCTACGAaagcataataattataatcgtcgtcatcaacccatattcggctcactgctgagctcgagtctcatctcagaatgccaggttaggccagtagtctaccacgctggcccaatgcggattagcagacttcacacacgcagagaattaagataattctctggtatgcaggtttcctcacgatgttttccttcaccgattgagacacgtgatatttatttctttaaatgcacacaactgaaaagttggaggtgcatgccccggaccggattcgaacccacaccctccggaaacggaggcagaggtcatatccactgggctatcacggctatgatGAAATGGttgcaatttatttattgaaattaaatattacgtgtctcaaacggtgatggtaaaacatcgtgaggaaaccttactACTGTGCATTTTACCTtatattacggcacatgtgcgtaatgagatatattacaatattgaaattggtgaaataagagatactttacgagcaaatgtgttataatatCGATTTTACAGATGACACGTACAAAATAAAGAATATGGTTGGCAAAGGGAACTTTGGTGACTCAGTGTTCTTCATGTACTTCACGTATGACATACACAAGAAAATCCTGGGCACTGAAGAGCTGGTGCAGTTTCTCAAGGATCCCAAGCAGAAGTTTGATGCGGTGGTGCTTGAATGGTTCTTCTCTGACGTCATCGCTGGGTTAGTAGTGTTAAATCATGATGATCATTTATTTCACGCATAGCATACATAAGAGAATACAGTTCCTCAAGGATCCCAAGCAGAAGCTTGATTTGTTTTTCTCTGACGTCATCGCTGGGTTAGTAGTGTTAAATCATGATGATCATGTATTTCACACTCAGCATAAACAAGGGAATACAGTTCCTCAAGGATCCCAAGCAGAAGTCCCATGCGGTGGTGCTTTAGTGGTTCTTCTCTGACGTCATCGCTAGGTTAGTAGTGTTAtgtcatgatgatgattaaagtaGATATCTATAAGAAGTGTTTAGTGATTTGTCATTGAAGATGTTACATACAAATGCAATACTACTATCACTAGATAACAATTAACTATCAATATTATGGTTACTCTATCGATAAGAATAATCACTGAGCGTTAATAACAAAGTATTCAGTACCAACATGAACAAGCAATCGCCCGCGTCCctgtccgcgtggatttcagttttttaaaaatcttgcgagaaccatggatttatccgAAGATTTTTCCGAGAGCCTcgtcctttttgaagtcggttaaaagtagcctaaatgTTTCTTAATAATCTACTCTATTTTCCCTTTGGAATAAGTTCagccgtttcaaagattagcTCGGTTATTACTGCGATTTCTATTGGtgcaagaatttttgaaatcagtccaGTAACTTTTGCGTTTATTCAGGATACTTCTTCACCttcacttcatcatcatcatcatgtcagccgatggacgtccactgtaggaaatagaccttttgtagggacttccaaacatcacgatcctgagccgcctacgtccagcgaatccctgcgactcgcgtCGTTAGTTCCGGTGcgaggtcaccattccagcaccttgagagcTCAAGCCTTCTTAGGAGGTCTATAGCAAAATATAAACCTcataagaagttaaatattcgtgtgtattgatgatgatgatgtgctaTCTTACTTTTCCAGGATAGCTCCTCTATTCCAGTGCCCACTGATCTGGTTCGCATCTACAGAAGCTCACTGGCAAGTCATGAAGCTCATCGACGAGGTACCGAACCCAGCGTTTAATGTGGACATCTTCTCTGCCAGTAGACCGCCACTGAGCTATTGGGAGAGATTCCTCGAGTTTTATACTATGATGAAAAAGATGCTTATATTTAGGTGAATGCctgttattttagtttaaagaAGACTAGCCGACTTCAATCACTTTCACTcgcgtggtgcccgttcccgtaggaggacggggataatatagcctatgacattcacagaTAAcatggctttttagtggtaaaacaattttccaaacctattcagtaaatccagagattaccctctaaaacaccacaaactttacctctttaaaatattagtataagtagGAACATGGTTTTCTTCTTACAATCTACTTGGACCGTCCATACATACATGCATCTTGCCTCGTTTCCTTAGGGGTAGGCAAATACCACATCCACTTGCTACGACCCTTATCTTATCTCCCTTACTTTTCTCATTCTTATCAGTCATTTAATACAAGTTCACCGGTTAAGATCTCggcctttattaaaaaaatagtaaacgctgcgcggtttcacccacgtagttcccgttcccgtaggaatacgagaataaaatatagtctgtagccttcctcgataaatgggctatctaacactgaaagaatttttcaaatcggaccggtagttcctgagattagcgcgttcaatcaaaacaaactcttcagctttataatattagtatagatgtcctGTATTTGTTCCAGGTACGTTCTTGGCCTTCGCCTTTCAACATTTCCAAATACCCTCGCTTTGTAAATcagttttgtttgtgtttttcaTTGTACGTGCCCAAAACGccatctatactctatactaatattataaagaggtaaagtttgtaagtttgtcacattttttaaatggggtaatcttcggaactactggtccgattttaaaaattctttcaccaatagaatgctacattatcggggagtgctataggctatattttatattggtatcatatatattagccgagttatcacagtttttgtcatacaggtcggactaaaaaccttttaaacagacttattcgcatgcgctgccttaaccattgtgtaaaattgaaattaatgtatagagactttatgtatctttaaaagttctacaaaaaagtccgcgacgccatatatctatcttctatatattagcagatatagtaccttttgtgttttaaaaattattaattttatatacttaggtttacgtcattatttatacaactaaactttaatccttattataaataaattgtttaataatctcaaggatattatggagataacatttgctctttacagtatgttaattacttaaatagtttcggagataatacaaaatttctaaaagacgcagtaattccgctatatgacgcccggcgctttcatttacgtagttcccgttcccgtgtgaatatggggatcaaacatagcctataacactcgcaaataacgtagctttctattggtaaaacaatttttcaaatcggtccagtagatccagagattacctcctacaaccacacgaactttacctctttatattattagcataggagtctctatttctcttggtcataccaccactctcgaaggactggaccgattttgctaggggtaggagtaagatagagaagttacagggtagggtagggtacgggtagggaagcgtaggggtagtgtaggggtagggtaggtttaaggCCGGGTttaaggtagtggtagggtagaggtagagatagggtagtggtagggtagaggtacgggtaggatagggaagtggtagggtaggggtaggataggcgtgagataggggtacgggtgggataggggtaggaaagagatagggtacggggagggtaggtgtaggatggggttaggggtaggatgggggtaggggtaggatgggagtagggtgtaggtaaggtatgggtagggtaggggtaggttggggtagagtaggggtagggtgggggtaggggtagggtaggggtagggtagatgtaggggttgtgtagggtagggtaggggtagtagtaaagttgacatcgaaattaacgcggacgaagtcgcgggcgtccgctagtcatttaataaaacatgtaTTCGTTCCTGGAGAATACAGTCATGAGTTTGTTAATTGCTTATAGTGTAATCTTCACGCCATGGGAGAAAACGTTATACCATGAGACATTCACAAGTATCGCTGCTGCTAAGGGCCTCACTCTGCCATCTTACGACGAGGCGGTCTACAACGGCAGCTTTATGTTTATTAACTCGCATCCCTCTATCGGCACGCCCTTTAGATTGCCGCAGAGTGCTAAGTACATTGCTGGATACCATATTGACAGGACTGTCAAACCTTTGCCGAAGGTAAGAtagttattgaataaataacaactcatactcggctcactgttgagcacgtgtctcctctcagaaaaagaggagttaggccttagtccaccacgctggcccattgcggattggcagacttcagacacgcagataattaagaaaattatctggtatgaaggtttcctcacgatgtttttccttcaacgtttgagacaagtgatattcaatttcttaaaatgcacataactgaaaagttggaggtgcatgctccgaaccgcattcgaacctacgccctctaaattaaagaggtcatatccactggtctatcacgcctctttataataaatagctACCCAAAAAACATCTAATCAGAAGTATCACATAAACGCCCGCATAAAATAATAGCAATTACTTAATAATGCAGGttttagcccccattcgcacgagagtttttttaacggacgttaaaaaagcgttaatatctatactaatattataaagttgaagagtttgtaaACACTGTCGTGTGTAACTCcgtaatgcatttgttgtatgctttttttaacatccgttaaaaaaactctagtGCGAATGCGGCCttacggtaccctaaaaaatacGTTTCATAAATTCCAGGATCTACAGAAGCTTATGGACGAAGCGAAGTACGGAGTAATATACTTCAGCATGGGCAGTAACTGGAAAAGTGCAGACATGTCGGAAAACATGAAGAAAACCCTACTGGACATGTTCGCCAAACTAAAACAGACGGTTATTTGGAAATTTGAAGAGGACTTGGATAAAGTTCCGGCTAATGTTCAATTGGTTAAATGGGCTCCACAGTTGGCTATActcggtatgtttttttttattctttgcaagttagaccttgactacaatctcactttatggtaagtgatgatgcagtcttagatggaagcgtgctaacttgttaggaggacgatgaaattattttttttcattctgtacaagttagcccttgactacaatctcaactaatggtgatgatgcagtctaagatggaagcgggctaacttgttaggaggaggatgaattttttttttcattctttacaatttagcccttgactacaatgtcacctggtggtaagtgatgatgcaatctaagatggaagcgggctaacttattaggaggaggatgaaaatccacaccccttttcggtttctacgcgatatcgtaccagaacgctaaatccttggcggtaagtcttttgtcagtagggtggtaactagccaccagccagacctggaccaattaagaaaacctcaatctgtccagccggggatcgtacccaggacctccgttttgtaaatccaccgcgcatatcactgcgccacgaaggccgtcacatcaaaataatactataattaaccccgacgcaaaaagaggggtgttataagtttgacgtgtctgtctgtctgtgtcaccatagctcccgaacggatgaagcgattacaatttagttttttttttgttttaaaggtgGCTTATGCGCGattgttcttagatatgtttgatgcaAATctgttgagccgtttaaaagttttagGGGTGAAAGTGGGTAAGAAtgaccgaatgtctgcaaatatactcgagtgcggtctcaaatgaaagcgcactgaaagagaatattgatgacttgatcgagagtgtaattaataatttcatgacattcgcgggtatttcaaaattttcaatttgatgttcttatattaaaaatgcgaaagtagGTACGTTACTATTTCAGGTTTCATCTAATGAACCAATAACCAACCAATTGGCTGAAATTATATATAAGCACACTGGATTGACAAATAGATTATTTTTGTACCAAAATCCATGGATATGATGGATCATAGAGTTGAATTCAGTTATATTTATACCTCACCCACGATGAGTTATATTATTAGCTTTTGTCCGCG is a window encoding:
- the LOC112053925 gene encoding UDP-glucosyltransferase 2 translates to MAKNIIVFGLAIALMMSSSEALRILVFFPMYSKSHSILGHGVVNRLLEAGHEVVHVTSFPTEKPSPNLTEVNLEETGKKMKASMANDDTYKIKNMVGKGNFGDSVFFMYFTYDIHKKILGTEELVQFLKDPKQKFDAVVLEWFFSDVIAGIAPLFQCPLIWFASTEAHWQVMKLIDEVPNPAFNVDIFSASRPPLSYWERFLEFYTMMKKMLIFSVIFTPWEKTLYHETFTSIAAAKGLTLPSYDEAVYNGSFMFINSHPSIGTPFRLPQSAKYIAGYHIDRTVKPLPKDLQKLMDEAKYGVIYFSMGSNWKSADMSENMKKTLLDMFAKLKQTVIWKFEEDLDKVPANVQLVKWAPQLAILAHPNLKFFITHGGQLSTTEAIHFGVPVIGIPIAGDQYVNMRSVAKKGFGIAITLAEDMADHIYVAIQKMLESNKYKAKAKELSFIYHNRNQQPGDELVFWIEHVVATGGASHLKSPALSVPCYQKMHLDILVVLLIVLVVGIKLIRRVVKKDNSKGKKEKTK